A region of the Candidatus Thorarchaeota archaeon genome:
GAATCGAAACGTTTAGCCAGATCCAATGAGATTTTTGGAATCATAGGCGGATTCCACCTAGTCGAAGATGAAACCGGCGAAATCATAGAACCAACTATTGAGGACCTCTCATCTATGAATCCGTCACTTCTGGTGCCAGCTCACTGTACAGGATCTCGGGGACAGCGTCGCATGTTCCAAGAAATGCCAGAGGCGTACACAGATTCAAGTGTCGGGCATCTGATTGAACTCTGACCGGATGTAAAGACTTTTAACTATTGTTAACATCTCACAATCAGAGGCATAGATAATGAGTCAAACAATCACGAAAGACATGCGAATAGCAGAAGTAGTGCAGCGGTGGCCTGAAACAGCGGAGAAGTTCCTTGAATGGGGTCTTCACTGCATTGGCTGTGGAGTTGCGAGGTTCGAGTCAATAGAACAAGGTGCAAACACCCATGGCATTCCAGCTGATGAATTAGTGAAGGACCTCAATAACATCGTCAAGGAAAAGGATCAAAGCAACAAGAACTAGGACGAATAGTCCGTTCTTCCATAGAGCCGACCGCTTTCCTCTTCTGACATTTCGAAAGAATGCTCTGGGTCAGGGAATTTTCCTTCTCTGACCTCTCTAGAGTATTCCTCGACTGCATCCACAATCAGTTTACGTATGTTAGCGTATTTTTTCACGAACTTCGGTTTAAACTCTTCAAACAAACCTAACATATCGTATATTACCAGAACTTGCCCGTCGCAATGAGGGCCGGCTCCAATCCCAATAGTTGGAATGTCAATAGCATCCGTGATGACCTTGGCGGTGTCTGAAGGAACCAGTTCAATCACAAGAGAGAATGCTCCAGCTTCTTCTAGCTTCTTCGCATGCTCGACAAGTTCTTCCGCTGCTTCTGCAGTCCTACCCTGAACTCGATAACCACCCAACTCGTATATCGACTGCGGAGTCAAGCCAATATGAGCCATGACAGGAATACCAGCTTCAACCACAGCTTTAACGGTTGCTGCAATACTGCTCCCACCTTCTAGTTTCACAGCTTCAGCACCCCCTTCTTGAAGCATCCTTCCACAATTTTCAAGGGCTTGCTCAATACTCACCTTGTACGACATAAAAGGCATATCACCAATGACGAGGCTTTGGGGTTTGGCTCGAGATACTGCAGCGGTATGATGAATGACATCATCCAGAGTCACAGGTACAGTGCTCTCATATCCCAGCAAGGAATTGCCCACTGAATCACCTACCAAAATCGCATCCACTCCAGAATCACTGAGAATCTTAGCGGTGGGTGCATCATAGGCAGTCAGCATAACAATCTTCTTGCCTTTCTCTTTCTTGCGTTTGAAGCGATAGGTAGTCATTCGAGCCAA
Encoded here:
- a CDS encoding DUF1858 domain-containing protein, encoding MSQTITKDMRIAEVVQRWPETAEKFLEWGLHCIGCGVARFESIEQGANTHGIPADELVKDLNNIVKEKDQSNKN
- the panB gene encoding 3-methyl-2-oxobutanoate hydroxymethyltransferase; the protein is MLARMTTYRFKRKKEKGKKIVMLTAYDAPTAKILSDSGVDAILVGDSVGNSLLGYESTVPVTLDDVIHHTAAVSRAKPQSLVIGDMPFMSYKVSIEQALENCGRMLQEGGAEAVKLEGGSSIAATVKAVVEAGIPVMAHIGLTPQSIYELGGYRVQGRTAEAAEELVEHAKKLEEAGAFSLVIELVPSDTAKVITDAIDIPTIGIGAGPHCDGQVLVIYDMLGLFEEFKPKFVKKYANIRKLIVDAVEEYSREVREGKFPDPEHSFEMSEEESGRLYGRTDYSS